The sequence GCTGCCAGGATCGAAGTTGAAGCTATTGAATGGAATTCGCTTTTGGGGAAGTTGTGAGTATGTCACTTCTGAACCGCATAGCCGTTTTATGGGATTTTAGTGCGAGTAACTACTAGCAAAACTGGGTTTAAAGGAGAGGGACAGTTAAAGTACCGATATTAACGATAGATTATGAGCTACTATTCGATCCGGATGGATAGACGTTTATaagtagacaaaaaaaaaactattcactgcatactttcaggcgttcaGGCAACGAAACACTCATCTTGTTTATACCTGTATCGTGCAAGATTTCAAACACCCATGAATAACGATCACAGCAAATCGTGGCCTAAAAGTCACATAAGCGTCTGGTAtcccttttctttcccttcacATAGGACTCGTGTTCCACTCCACAAAAAgcgatttaattttttatttcctcatGCCCATAAACTTTTGGAGGCACTCGTTTCACTGTCTGCCTTGGGGAATTACACGCCCAATCAGCCGGCCCATTCGGAGCAATCGTTCAAGCTTATCGATCAAAACCGGGGCGTAGGAAGTTCGCTCGGAAATGGTGCATGTGTTGGTGCAAGCAACACGCATGAATAAAATCACCATCCGAATCAAGGAAAGGGCGCGCTTCTCGGGTCTCGcgccctccctccctcccaaaCAGCTAATCCCGTAATGTGTTCCAAGGATTATTTATGCTTCGGGCGAATCCGAAAACACTTTCCCAAAACAACCTTATCTTATCGTGAGCGGGCTTGCCACGTCTGCCGGCACATCACTACATGAGTAAGCACATGTAAATCACACTGAATCGGCAATCAATTATGCTGTAGGCCTGTGTTGGCTATGGGTGGGTTGCATTGTCGTGAAAAAAGGACTCAGACATGAATCCGTTCCTTCCCCCCCCCAAAGGACCGAGGCATCGTTTTGATAGTGGCGTACAAATTCCGCTAGATAGCGACACTGTGCTTGCCATGTCGTAGACATAGTACGCTCGCTAGCTTGGTTGGCAATAAGTTTAACTTAGCACACCCAGCTGGCTCGCACGACGGTTAACCGAACCAAAGGTCACCGTGGTAGCGGCGGCGAATGTGAACACATTTTTCTTGGTTAAGTTTCCGGAGAAAATTGACTGTAAGTGAGTTAAAAATatcaacgaacgaacgaacacgGTTTGATGAAAGTTTCGCAGAACGCCACGAACCGCTACCGCTTTGCGAGCGACACACGAGCAGAAGCAGTACATTTTTGCCGGGTGATACGGTGATTCCTCGCGCGGCGCTAAATGTCAAGAAGAAGTTTGGAGAATTTTGCATCATTTTCACACGCGCCTAAAAGTAGGCTAGTGTTAGCCGCGAGCCCGAAAGGCTTGTGAACCTTTGTCGCGGGGCGTGAGTTGAAATTGTTCCAACCCAGCCCAGGCAAAACTTTACTAATTCCATTTTCGTGCGAAAAGGTCTACCGAAAACTGGTGTGTGCCTTTCAGCGGGACCGGAGACTTAACACGTTCGATGCTGATACGGCCGTTTTGGTGGGAGGAAGGATTATAAATCGTTCTGTCGTACGCATGCAATGAAACGCTGCGTTTGCTTTTCACTTGCGCTGAGAAATGCACAAAAATTGCTGACAGCTACGGATGGGCgcacttttttttcgggttagTCTGTGCAGAGTTAGAGGACACGAAACACGGTTCAAGAATTCGGTTCGCTTTGAAGCAATCACTGTCAGTGACAGAATTCCGTAACGCTATCACACTGTTGAGCTCGTGCTTCTTGGAACCCAGTGAGAGTGAATTTGGAGGAATTTTGCATCCAGCATCAGTATCACTTTTCTTACTGTCTATTTGGttatcacacacgcacacgtacacacgaaCCTTTGGAAAGTATCTTTAGTACCCGGTCTCACGTTGGACGTGTAATAAATCGAAACCCATGCTCGATGAACCattttatacacacacagcatgATGCCGTCCAGCTAGAGGATGAAATGCCGGTTGACATTTCGCTTGACACGCTGACATGATGGACAATTTGATCGAATTATGATTGGACTATTTCCGGCAAGGTCAATTGGAGAAAATTTTCAACACAGCCGGCAGCCGGCCACTACACGGCTATTCTCGTTACAATTGTGCTCTCGTCTACTCTCATTGTTTGAATCTACCTACCCTTcacggtgtgtatgtgtttgtggaaaagttggaaaaattaTCATTCACTGCAATTGATGGCATTCAAAATGAttgcttttgtgtgtttggtgaagGTTTTTCCGGGTGATTGAAGCTAGTGGAAGTGCGTTCGTGATGGTGAAATTAAGTGTTTACCTTCAATTTTTCACTTAGTGTATAAAGTTTTGGTGGATCTTTGCACACCACGCAAGCTTGCAGCAAAGCATTACACCGCCTGAGGGTGGAAAACGTTAAACAGGAAACGCATGCAAACTGTATTTAAAGCTCGCGGGTGGATCCAAAGAGCGGACGGTCGCGGTAATCAATTTTGCTGTCACATTAAACGCGCATGAACGCTCCGGATCGGGTAATGTATGGAGAATATGTGTGCATTTTAAACAGGCCCATTACGGCGAAATGGATCAAAGGACATGGTGTATGATGATAGTCGCCTCTCCACATGAAGGATGATGCTACTCGCCGGGTGGGCAAACCCTGGGAGCGTTAATTCTGCCGTTTGCCCCAACCGTTGGCATGATACTGAAATGAATATGTAACGTGAGTGGAgtctagcgtgtgtgtgtgactaaTTAATTTTGGAACTAATTTCTGTGATATCCAGTTCGCGTTAGACAGCTTACCGCAGTGTAATGGATTTTTGTGTAAtatatttgcattttacagAGCTTCTCATCTACAGCGTCGTCGTTATGCGGTCGAAATTATTTTTCCTCTTGATCGGATcagttcttgttcttgttgtttcGGCTGTTGATGCGGTTGGCGAGCCGCGTTCCCAGCTGGTTCGGGATACCTCCACCAATGTTCGACGGCATGGTAGCGTTCTCGGCACCGCCAACACCTTCGGCCGGGTTCGAGGGAACGGTCGTGTTCAGGTTGTTGCCCAGGTCTCCCGGGTTCGTCTGGTTGCCACCGACCGGCGCCTGGATCTCACCGATTTCCGGCGTCGTCATACCGCTGGGCAGCTGGTCCAGCTGGGGAGCGGCATGGATGGCTAAGGGGAGGAGCCACAGAGCACCAAAAAGACATTAATCTTCGTAATGAAGAAGTTAGACGAACGAAGGGCACTTACCGGCAATGACCAGAAGGATGGCAAAGGCAGCAACTTTGAAAGCCATTGTTAGGTTGTTGGGGTAGTTGTTTGAGGAGTTTGGCTCGTTTACTGATGTACAACAAGTACTGATGTGA comes from Anopheles stephensi strain Indian unplaced genomic scaffold, UCI_ANSTEP_V1.0 ucontig124, whole genome shotgun sequence and encodes:
- the LOC118515264 gene encoding uncharacterized protein LOC118515264, which translates into the protein MAFKVAAFAILLVIAAIHAAPQLDQLPSGMTTPEIGEIQAPVGGNQTNPGDLGNNLNTTVPSNPAEGVGGAENATMPSNIGGGIPNQLGTRLANRINSRNNKNKN